GAACTATGGAAAATCACCTAAGTTTGAATTGAATCGTCGTCAGCGTTTCCCAATTGGGTCAGTTGAATTTAAGATGAATGTTGAAAAAGGCTATATTAAAGATGTTCGAATCTTTGGTGATTTCTTTGGCCTAGGAGAAATTTCAGATGTTGAGAAACGTTTAGAAGGAATCAAATATGACCGTTCAGAAATTGAAAAAGCTTTAGAAGACGTTGATGTGCAGAACTATTTTGGAAACATTGAAAAAGAAGATCTTTTAAATCTAATCTACTAATACTAATAAGAAAACCTGAAATCACAATGGATTTCAGGTTTTCTTATTTATTTTTAGCGTTTTCGGCCTAGGCCAACTGCATTTTGCATTTTTTTCAAGGTTTTATTTGCGACTGCATTGGCGTGTTTTGCACCAGCATCTAAAATCTCATCCAGTTCATCTGATTTTAGAAGGGCGTAGTAGCGTTCTTGAATTGGCTCCATAACGGCTATGACAGCTTCTGCTAAATCTTCTTTAAACTTTCCGTATCCTACACCTTCGTAACGAGGTGTGATACTTTCAATTGTTTCGCCTGAAAAGGCAGAGTAAATTGTTAGTAGATTAGAAATACCTGGTTTGTTTTCAACATCAAATTCGATGACACCACTTGAATCGGTAACAGCACTTTTAATTTTCTTACGAATACTAGCAGGATCATCTAACATAGAAATGAACCCTTTTTGATTGTCGTCAGATTTACTCATTTTTTTAGTGGGTTCTTGTAAACTCATGATTCGACCACCAAATTTTGGAATCTTGACTTCTGGTAGTGTTAAAACTTGGTTGCCATTTCCGTATTTATTGTTAAAACGATCTACGAAGTCACGTGTCAGCTCTAAATGCTGCTTTTGATCTTCTCCAACAGGCACAAAATTACTTTGATAGAGAATAATATCTGCAACCATCAAAGGTGGGTAAGTCAGCAGACCTGCGCTTACACCTGCACGATTTGATTTAGCAGATTTATCTTTAAATTGCGTCATGCGTTCCAATTCTCCCAAAGAGATGTTACATTGAACAATCCATGCTGCCTGAGTGTGTGCTGGAACTTCAGATTGGATAAAAATAGTTGATTTAGCAGGATCCAAGCCAACGGCTAAGTAGAGTGCTGTTAAACCGCGAATTTGCTCTCTAAGTTTAATGCGATCCTGTGGGACAGTGATTGCATGTTCATCTACAATACAGTAGTAGCAATCGTAATTCTCTTGTAGTGCAATAAATTGTTTCATGGCGCCAATATAATTGCCGATTGTTGGAATTCCACTAGGTTGAATTCCAGAAAAAATTGTTTCCATATCAAAAACTCCCTTACTTAATTAATAAATTATCTTGAAACTAAATAGGCTCAATCTATCATGTTGTCTTTTTAGACAAAGCTACTTCATTATTATACGTGAAATTTTATAAATAGTAACCAAAAAGAGTGATTAAACTAAAAATTAGTAAAACGGCACCCGCTACTAAGGGGGAGCGATAACCTTTACCAACAGCTTTTGATAGAGGCTCGATTTCAGCATCAGATGTATTTCGTTTTAAGGCTTGAGCGCTTTTTTTTAGGCTATAGTTAAAAAAATCAAAAACTCCAGAAGATAGTGTATACCAAAAAATTCCAATAATTAATAAAATTCCAGCAGCTATAAAGCTTAAATTTGATGTTTCTAAAAAAGTGACTTTTTGAAATTTGATGACTTGCCAGAGGAAAACAACGGAAAGTGGCAATATAATTAGAAAAGATACAATTTTTTTAGGTTTCATGTTATATTTCTCCTTTCAACAAGACTATTGTGCTGAATTTAATTTACCTCAAATTAAATTCAATTACAATAATATCTAGTACAATGAGAAAAAAATGAGAAATTTTAGGCGGAATTTGAAGATTTTATGGCTGTTTTTTAATAATTATGAAAAAAAAGTTAATAATTAGTAAAAAACTTTTGCTTTATTCGTCTTAACGAGCTATTCTATATAGTATATTCATTTTTAAGAAAATGATTAAAATTTATCATGGAGGTGCTTGTATCGATGAAAAACTATGCTAAGTTTTTGGGAAAGCGAATCTTTTTTATGTTAATCACGCTTTTACTAATAGCATCGATTACATTTTTTTTACTGAAGCTTTTACCAGGTACGCCATACAGTAACCAGGAAAAACTATCGCAAGAACAAATTTATATTATGAATGAAAAGTATGGTCTCAATAAACCCGTGATCGAGCAATATTGGGTCTATATAACGGGGTTATTGAAAGGTGATTTAGGAACTTCTTTCCAATTCAACAATACACCTGTATCTACTTTACTTTCAGCAAGAGTCGGACCCTCGCTCCAGCTAGGTCTGCAGGCGGTTATTCTAGGGACATTTTTAGGAATAATCTTAGGGGTTATCGCCGCAATGAATCAAAATACGTGGATTGATACTTCGGCTACATTTGCCGCAATATTAGGTCGCTCTATTCCTAACTTTGTTTTTGCCGTGTTGTTACAATTAATTTTCGGCGTGTATTTAAAATGGTTCCCAATTGCTATGTGGAAAGACGGCTTTGCTTCATCGGTTTTACCGACAATCGCATTGGCCATTTCGCCGCTAGCAGATTCAGCACGTTTTATTCGAACTGAAATGGTCGAAGTTTTAAGTAGTGATTATATTGAATTAGCTCGTGCCAAAGGTCTAGCTCGTTGGGTTGTTTCCTTTAAGCATGGAGTTCGTAATGCATTAATTCCTTTAGTAACATTATTAGGACCAATGGCTGTTGGTTTAATGACAGGTTCATTAGTAGTTGAAAATATTTTCTCAATTCCTGGAATCGGAGAACAATTTGTTAAATCAATCATGACCAATGACTATCCAACTATTATGGGTGTAACAATGTTGTACTCTGCAATGCTTGTAGCCATTATTTTATTAGTTGATATTCTATATGGAATCATCGATCCAAGAATTCGTGTAGCGGGAGGGAGCAATTAATGAGTAATTTAAACGAAGAATTAAAAAATTTGTCTCCTGAAATGTTTGAACCGGCACAGGATTCAGGATTAGTAGATAGAGAAAAAATTGCTGCACCTTCTTTAAACTTCTTCCAAGATTCTTGGCGTCGTCTGAAGAAAAATAAAGCAGCTGTAATCTGTTTGTTTATTTTAATCTTTATGATTAGTGCAAGTATTGCTGCACCACTAATTTCACCACATGATCCAAATAAACAAACTGTTGCCTATGCTAATTTACCTCCACGTATTAAAGGAGTAAATATTAATGGCTTAAATGGAACTGCTAAAATTGGAAATACAGATAAAAGAGTTGATAAATACGCTCAGAAAAATGTTCCTGACGATGTGAATTACATTTTTGGAACAGACGGTTTAGGACGTGATTTATTTTCACGGATCTTAGCTGGAATGCGCGTGTCACTTTTAATTGCTTTAATTGCTGCCTTTTTTGATTTAACTATTGGAGTTTCTTACGGATTGATTTCAGGTATGAGCGGTGGTCGTGTCGACAACTTTATGCAACGTATCTTAGAAATTATTGGTGGGATTCCTAACTTGGTTGTCTTAATTTTAATGCTTCTAGTATTACAACCAGGTATTTTATCAATTGGTATTGCTTTGGCGATTACTGGTTGGATTACGATGGCGCGTGTTGTGCGGGCTCAGACACTAAAATTAAAAAATCAAGAGTATATTCTTGCTGCAAAAACACTAGGTGAATCCAATTTAAAAATTGCAATTAAACACCTAATTCCAAACCTTTCTGGAGTAATCATTATCAATACGATGTTTACGATCCCAGCAGCTATTTTCTTTGAAGCCTTCTTAAGTTTCATTGGAATCGGAATCCCAGCTCCACAAGCATCACTTGGTACACTTTTAAGTGATGGGTATAAAACTTTCCGTTTCTTACCACATTTGATGTGGTACCCAGCTGCGGTTATGTGTATTTTAATGATTTCATTTAACTTATTAGCTGACGGTTTACGCGATGCGTTTGATCCAAAAATGAAAGATTAGCGAGGTAGATATGAATGAGCAATATATTAGAAGTTAAAGACTTAACCATTACATTTGACACCTTTGCTGGAACTGTTCAGGCAATTCGTGGTGTTAGTTTTGATTTGAAAAAAGGTGAAACATTAGCTATTGTGGGTGAATCAGGCTCAGGTAAATCAGTAACGAGTCGTAGTATCATGCGTTTATTAGCTAAGAATGCCAATGTTGAAAAAGGCGAAATTTTATTTAACGGGAAAGATATCAATAAAAGAACTGAAAAAGAGATGCAAGGGATTCGCGGAAAAGAAATCGCAATGATCTTTCAAGATCCAATGACTTCTTTAAATCCAACGATGACAATCGGTAAACAAATTGCTGAACCGATTATTAAACATCAAAAAGTCAGTAAAAAAGAAGCTTTAGAAAGAGCTCTTGAGTTATTAAAACTTGTAGGTTTACCTGATCCAGAGCGTCGTATGAA
This Carnobacterium maltaromaticum DSM 20342 DNA region includes the following protein-coding sequences:
- the opp3C gene encoding oligopeptide ABC transporter permease; the protein is MSNLNEELKNLSPEMFEPAQDSGLVDREKIAAPSLNFFQDSWRRLKKNKAAVICLFILIFMISASIAAPLISPHDPNKQTVAYANLPPRIKGVNINGLNGTAKIGNTDKRVDKYAQKNVPDDVNYIFGTDGLGRDLFSRILAGMRVSLLIALIAAFFDLTIGVSYGLISGMSGGRVDNFMQRILEIIGGIPNLVVLILMLLVLQPGILSIGIALAITGWITMARVVRAQTLKLKNQEYILAAKTLGESNLKIAIKHLIPNLSGVIIINTMFTIPAAIFFEAFLSFIGIGIPAPQASLGTLLSDGYKTFRFLPHLMWYPAAVMCILMISFNLLADGLRDAFDPKMKD
- the trpS gene encoding tryptophan--tRNA ligase: METIFSGIQPSGIPTIGNYIGAMKQFIALQENYDCYYCIVDEHAITVPQDRIKLREQIRGLTALYLAVGLDPAKSTIFIQSEVPAHTQAAWIVQCNISLGELERMTQFKDKSAKSNRAGVSAGLLTYPPLMVADIILYQSNFVPVGEDQKQHLELTRDFVDRFNNKYGNGNQVLTLPEVKIPKFGGRIMSLQEPTKKMSKSDDNQKGFISMLDDPASIRKKIKSAVTDSSGVIEFDVENKPGISNLLTIYSAFSGETIESITPRYEGVGYGKFKEDLAEAVIAVMEPIQERYYALLKSDELDEILDAGAKHANAVANKTLKKMQNAVGLGRKR
- a CDS encoding DUF3899 domain-containing protein; the protein is MKPKKIVSFLIILPLSVVFLWQVIKFQKVTFLETSNLSFIAAGILLIIGIFWYTLSSGVFDFFNYSLKKSAQALKRNTSDAEIEPLSKAVGKGYRSPLVAGAVLLIFSLITLFGYYL
- the opp3b gene encoding oligopeptide ABC transporter permease; the protein is MKNYAKFLGKRIFFMLITLLLIASITFFLLKLLPGTPYSNQEKLSQEQIYIMNEKYGLNKPVIEQYWVYITGLLKGDLGTSFQFNNTPVSTLLSARVGPSLQLGLQAVILGTFLGIILGVIAAMNQNTWIDTSATFAAILGRSIPNFVFAVLLQLIFGVYLKWFPIAMWKDGFASSVLPTIALAISPLADSARFIRTEMVEVLSSDYIELARAKGLARWVVSFKHGVRNALIPLVTLLGPMAVGLMTGSLVVENIFSIPGIGEQFVKSIMTNDYPTIMGVTMLYSAMLVAIILLVDILYGIIDPRIRVAGGSN